One genomic window of Arachis hypogaea cultivar Tifrunner chromosome 8, arahy.Tifrunner.gnm2.J5K5, whole genome shotgun sequence includes the following:
- the LOC112706461 gene encoding putative zinc transporter At3g08650, which yields MLHMAPNLKLRLCVTLLFLVLSVLLFGISNAESEGVSQIVRSAPDKDVGANVFDGTGEGSFKFEDGNTMKTNRKGGNNRVSISTVALFTLAMAAATGLGAVPFFFVELDPQWAGLCNGMAAGVMLAASFDLVQEGQEFGAGNWVVTGILSGGIFIWLCKKFLEQYGDVSMLDLKGADAAKVVLVIGIMTLHSFGEGSGVGVSFAGSKGFSQGLLVTLAIAVHNIPEGLAVSMVLASRGVSPQNAMLWSVITSLPQPIVAVPSYICADAFSKFLPFCTGFAAGCMIWMVVAEVLPDAFKEASASQVASAATLSVAFMEALSTLFQNFTHDYNSEDASGFFVSLLFGLGPLLGGVILVAFALVFHLQHALLMGTGCGIAFVLGAWRPVQLILSSKLGLIPIMLLLAMGAALVHFTSSSVLKMASKKTSGGDLPTLTGFPLSVHTLQSFISCGAVAFHALAEGLALGVAAPKAYGLGRHMVLPVSLHGLPRGAAVASCIFGATDSWHGSLASAAIIGFMGPISAIGAILTGIDYSGLDHIMVLACGGLIPSFGTVVKRALSLDKRKSTCGLILGMGFATLCLTFTRLVCLHTLYCNSAPEAVR from the exons ATGTTGCACATGGCTCCAAATCTGAAGCTTAGGTTATGCGTCACCTTGTTGTTTTTAGTGTTAAGCGTTCTTCTGTTTGGCATTTCAAACGCCGAATCTGAAGGAGTTTCACAAATAGTTAGATCTGCCCCGGATAAGGATGTAGGAGCCAATGTATTTGATGGAACTGGTGAGGGTTCCTTTAAGTTTGAGGATGGTAATACTATGAAGACTAATAGGAAGGGTGGAAACAATAGAGTTTCTATTTCTACAGTCGCATTATTTACATTGGCAATGGCAGCTGCCACTGGTTTAGGTGCTGTGCCCTTCTTCTTTGTGGAGCTTGATCCGCAGTGGGCTGGATTGTGCAATGGAATGGCTGCAGGTGTCATGTTAGCTGCAAGCTTTGACCTCGTACAGGAAGGGCAGGAATTTGGCGCGGGAAATTGGGTTGTCACTGGGATTCTATCTGGAGGAATCTTTATTTGGCTATGCAAGAAG TTTCTTGAGCAATATGGGGATGTAAGCATGCTGGATTTAAAAGGTGCAGATGCAGCTAAAGTTGTTCTTGTGATTGGAATAATGACTCTCCATTCTTTTGGGGAGGGATCTGGGGTTGGCGTCTCTTTTGCTGGCTCAAAGGGTTTTTCTCAAGGACTGTTGGTAACTTTGGCTATTGCTGTACACAACATACCAGAGGGATTAGCGGTGAGCATGGTGCTGGCATCAAGGGGTGTCTCTCCACAAAATGCTATGTTGTGGAGTGTAATTACTTCTTTACCTCAG CCAATTGTAGCTGTTCCTTCATATATTTGTGCTGATGCATTCAGCAAGTTCCTTCCTTTTTGTACTGGATTTGCTGCGGGATGCATGATTTGGATGGTTGTTGCAGAAGTTCTTCCTGATGCATTCAAG GAAGCCTCAGCTTCACAGGTTGCATCAGCAGCAACCCTTTCTGTAGCATTCATGGAAGCTCTAAGCACCTTATTTCAGAATTTCACCCATGACTACAA CTCTGAGGATGCTTCTGGCTTCTTTGTCTCACTACTTTTTGGCCTGGGGCCATTACTTGGTGGAGTTATCCTGGTTGCATTTGCTCTTGTGTTTCATCTCCAGCATGCTCTCCTTATGGGCACGGGttgtggcattgcttttgttcttGGAGCCTGGCGACCAGTGCAGCTTATTTTGTCTTCAAAATTAGGACTTATTCCCATTATGTTGCTCCTTGCAATGGGGGCTGCATTGGTCCATTTTACATCCTCAAGTGTATTGAAGATGGCATCCAAAAAAACCTCGGGTGGTGACTTGCCTACACTTACAGGCTTCCCACTTAGTGTTCACACCCTTCAGTCATTCATATCATGCGGTGCAGTCGCTTTTCACGCTTTGGCAGAAGGACTAGCATTGGGAGTGGCTGCACCAAAAGCATACGGACTTGGCCGTCACATGGTCCTTCCGGTCTCCCTACATGGGCTCCCCCGAGGCGCAGCCGTGGCTAGCTGCATCTTCGGTGCCACAGATAGCTGGCATGGTTCCCTTGCCTCCGCCGCCATAATCGGATTTATGGGTCCAATATCAGCAATAGGGGCTATCCTCACCGGTATTGACTATAGTGGCCTTGATCATATAATGGTTCTTGCTTGTGGTGGATTGATCCCGAGCTTTGGAACTGTAGTTAAGAGAGCCCTTAGTTTGGATAAGAGGAAGAGCACATGTGGCCTCATTCTTGGTATGGGGTTTGCTACTTTGTGTCTAACTTTCACTAGGTTGGTTTGCTTGCATACACTGTACTGCAATTCTGCACCTGAAGCTGTAAGATAA
- the LOC112706462 gene encoding WD40 repeat-containing protein HOS15 isoform X2, which yields MDEDFSFIQPLDLITKDPYELHSIVKAKKENQRQNKHESNKITNDLIQDNAREHVQELEKEKKERENEQGVEKMKLDKEREQEKCEQKELQHQDQNHAENHEDKTTVENLESKARGGPEPMEISQSSISLHNEIPSSDVKILEGHTSEVFACAWNPSGSLLASGSGDSTARIWKIPDGPCNSCMHDEPVNVVVLRHFKGRTNEKSKDVTTLDWNADGTLLATGSYDGQARIWTKDGELKSTLNKHKGPIFSLKWNKKGDYLLSGSVDKTAIVWDIKTGEWKQQFEFHSAPTLDVDWRNSVSFATCSTDNMIYVCKVGENRPIKTFAGHQGEVNAIKWDPSGTLLASCSDDHTAKIWSLKQDKLIHDLKEHVKEIYTIRWSPAGSGSSSPNQQLTLASASFDSTVKLWDVELGKVLYSLNGHRDPVYSIAFSPNGEYLASGSMDKCMHIWSVKEGKIVKTYAGNGGIFEISWNKDGDKVAACFSNNIVTVLDFRM from the exons ATGGATGAGGATTTTTCATTCATCCAGCCTCTTGATCTTATCACAAAGGACCCATATGAACTGCACAGTATAGTAAAGGCCAAAAAGGAAAACCAACGTCAAAATAAgcatgaatcaaacaaaataacaaaTGACTTAATTCAGGACAATGCTCGGGAGCACGTTCAAGAAttggaaaaagagaagaaagaaagggaaaatgAACAAGGTGTGGAGAAAATGAAGCTAGATAaggaaagagaacaagaaaagtgTGAACAGAAAGAACTACAACACCAAGATCAGAACCATGCTGAGAATCATGAAGACAAGACTACAGTTGAAAATCTAGAAAGTAAAGCACGAGGAG GGCCTGAGCCCATGGAGATCTCCCAAAGTTCCATTTCACTGCATAATGAAATTCCATCTTCTGATGTGAAAATTTTGGAAGGCCATACATCGGAG GTTTTTGCTTGTGCATGGAATCCATCTGGTTCTCTTCTCGCATCCGG ATCTGGTGATTCAACGGCTCGAATTTGGAAAATACCTGATGGACCTTGTAACTCTTGCATGCATGATGAACCAGTAAATGTTGTGGTGCTGAGGCATTTTAAAGGAAGAACCAATGAAAAAAGCAAGGATGTGACAACACTTGACTGGAAT GCAGATGGTACATTATTGGCAACTGGTTCCTATGATGGGCAAGCAAGAATATGGACTAAAGATG GAGAGTTGAAGAGTACGCTGAACAAGCATAAAGGTCCAATATTTTCCCTGAAGTGGAACAAGAAGGGGGATTATCTTCTTAGTGGAAGTGTAGATAAAACTGCTATTGTATGGGACATAAAGACTGGGGAATGGAAACAACAATTTGAATTTCACTCAG CCCCCACTCTTGACGTTGATTGGCGGAACAGTGTTTCATTTGCAACATGCTCCACTGATaatatgatatatgtatgcaaagTTGGAGAGAATAGACCAATCAAAACTTTTGCAGGGCATCAG GGTGAAGTTAATGCCATTAAATGGGATCCATCGGGTACTTTGCTGGCGTCCTGCTCTGACGATCACACTGCAAAA ATATGGAGTCTGAAACAGGACAAGCTTATACATGATTTGAAGGAACACGTCAAG GAGATATATACAATCCGGTGGAGCCCTGCAGGCTCTGGTTCTAGCAGTCCCAATCAACAATTAACACTAGCAAG TGCCTCTTTCGACTCTACGGTAAAGCTCTGGGATGTGGAACTAGGGAAAGTACTGTACAGCCTAAATGGTCACAG GGATCCTGTATATTCGATTGCATTCAGCCCAAATGGTGAGTATCTTGCTAGTGGATCGATGGATAAATGCATGCATATATGGTCGGTCAAGGAGGGAAAAATTGTGAAAACATATGCTGGCAATGGTGGGATCTTTGAAATTAGTTGGAACAAGGACGGGGATAAAGTTGCTGCTTGCTTTTCAAACAATATAGTTACTGTCTTGGATTTCCGAATGTAG
- the LOC112706462 gene encoding WD40 repeat-containing protein HOS15 isoform X1: MISISSSELNYLVFRYLHESGFTHSAFAFGYEAGIDKTIIDVNMVPPGALVTFIQKGIQYLELEANLSGSDADMDEDFSFIQPLDLITKDPYELHSIVKAKKENQRQNKHESNKITNDLIQDNAREHVQELEKEKKERENEQGVEKMKLDKEREQEKCEQKELQHQDQNHAENHEDKTTVENLESKARGGPEPMEISQSSISLHNEIPSSDVKILEGHTSEVFACAWNPSGSLLASGSGDSTARIWKIPDGPCNSCMHDEPVNVVVLRHFKGRTNEKSKDVTTLDWNADGTLLATGSYDGQARIWTKDGELKSTLNKHKGPIFSLKWNKKGDYLLSGSVDKTAIVWDIKTGEWKQQFEFHSAPTLDVDWRNSVSFATCSTDNMIYVCKVGENRPIKTFAGHQGEVNAIKWDPSGTLLASCSDDHTAKIWSLKQDKLIHDLKEHVKEIYTIRWSPAGSGSSSPNQQLTLASASFDSTVKLWDVELGKVLYSLNGHRDPVYSIAFSPNGEYLASGSMDKCMHIWSVKEGKIVKTYAGNGGIFEISWNKDGDKVAACFSNNIVTVLDFRM; encoded by the exons ATGATCTCAATCTCTTCCTCTGAGTTGAACTACTTAGTCTTCCGTTATCTTCACGAATCTG GTTTTACCCATTCAGCATTTGCATTTGGGTATGAAGCAGGAATCGATAAAACAATAATTGATGTAAACATGGTCCCTCCTGGTGCTCTTGTTACGTTCATACAGAAGGGAATTCAATATCTTGAGCTGGAAGCAAACTTGAGTGGT AGCGATGCAGACATGGATGAGGATTTTTCATTCATCCAGCCTCTTGATCTTATCACAAAGGACCCATATGAACTGCACAGTATAGTAAAGGCCAAAAAGGAAAACCAACGTCAAAATAAgcatgaatcaaacaaaataacaaaTGACTTAATTCAGGACAATGCTCGGGAGCACGTTCAAGAAttggaaaaagagaagaaagaaagggaaaatgAACAAGGTGTGGAGAAAATGAAGCTAGATAaggaaagagaacaagaaaagtgTGAACAGAAAGAACTACAACACCAAGATCAGAACCATGCTGAGAATCATGAAGACAAGACTACAGTTGAAAATCTAGAAAGTAAAGCACGAGGAG GGCCTGAGCCCATGGAGATCTCCCAAAGTTCCATTTCACTGCATAATGAAATTCCATCTTCTGATGTGAAAATTTTGGAAGGCCATACATCGGAG GTTTTTGCTTGTGCATGGAATCCATCTGGTTCTCTTCTCGCATCCGG ATCTGGTGATTCAACGGCTCGAATTTGGAAAATACCTGATGGACCTTGTAACTCTTGCATGCATGATGAACCAGTAAATGTTGTGGTGCTGAGGCATTTTAAAGGAAGAACCAATGAAAAAAGCAAGGATGTGACAACACTTGACTGGAAT GCAGATGGTACATTATTGGCAACTGGTTCCTATGATGGGCAAGCAAGAATATGGACTAAAGATG GAGAGTTGAAGAGTACGCTGAACAAGCATAAAGGTCCAATATTTTCCCTGAAGTGGAACAAGAAGGGGGATTATCTTCTTAGTGGAAGTGTAGATAAAACTGCTATTGTATGGGACATAAAGACTGGGGAATGGAAACAACAATTTGAATTTCACTCAG CCCCCACTCTTGACGTTGATTGGCGGAACAGTGTTTCATTTGCAACATGCTCCACTGATaatatgatatatgtatgcaaagTTGGAGAGAATAGACCAATCAAAACTTTTGCAGGGCATCAG GGTGAAGTTAATGCCATTAAATGGGATCCATCGGGTACTTTGCTGGCGTCCTGCTCTGACGATCACACTGCAAAA ATATGGAGTCTGAAACAGGACAAGCTTATACATGATTTGAAGGAACACGTCAAG GAGATATATACAATCCGGTGGAGCCCTGCAGGCTCTGGTTCTAGCAGTCCCAATCAACAATTAACACTAGCAAG TGCCTCTTTCGACTCTACGGTAAAGCTCTGGGATGTGGAACTAGGGAAAGTACTGTACAGCCTAAATGGTCACAG GGATCCTGTATATTCGATTGCATTCAGCCCAAATGGTGAGTATCTTGCTAGTGGATCGATGGATAAATGCATGCATATATGGTCGGTCAAGGAGGGAAAAATTGTGAAAACATATGCTGGCAATGGTGGGATCTTTGAAATTAGTTGGAACAAGGACGGGGATAAAGTTGCTGCTTGCTTTTCAAACAATATAGTTACTGTCTTGGATTTCCGAATGTAG
- the LOC112706463 gene encoding MFP1 attachment factor 1, with translation MTDPEIAPATPSEPQQTSHDQHSNSAAKLGPGGISFSIWPPTQRTRDAVVNRLIETLSTPSVLSKRYGTMTPDEASAAARQIEDEAFAAAGGSAASDDDGIEILQVYSKEISKRMLDTVKARANTGAVAVDNGGAQAPASDVAPPPAAESAPAESET, from the coding sequence atgaccGACCCGGAAATCGCACCCGCAACCCCATCGGAGCCGCAGCAAACCTCCCATGACCAACACTCCAACTCCGCCGCCAAGCTTGGCCCCGGCGGCATCTCCTTCAGCATATGGCCACCCACACAGCGCACCCGTGACGCCGTCGTTAACCGCCTAATTGAAACCCTATCCACTCCTTCCGTGCTCTCCAAGCGCTACGGCACCATGACTCCCGATGAGGCCTCCGCCGCAGCACGCCAGATCGAGGACGAGGCCTTCGCCGCCGCCGGTGGCTCCGCGGCCTCCGACGACGATGGAATCGAGATCCTTCAGGTGTATTCCAAGGAGATCAGCAAGCGGATGCTCGACACCGTGAAGGCCAGAGCTAACACCGGTGCCGTCGCCGTCGATAACGGTGGAGCTCAGGCCCCTGCCTCCGACGTTGCCCCTCCACCAGCCGCTGAGAGTGCACCAGCTGAGTCTGAAACCTAA